ataaccaCCACAATTTTAAGCTTCTTCAGACCCCACTTCCTTACTCCTTTGTCCTTATATATCCCCTATCTCAGCATTATATCATAtcgctatttatatatatagcatctGCTATAGCTTTTGCTTATATACGTATGTATATATATCGGTTTTCAAGCTTTGTGTTCATTTCTGATTTGACACACCTATGTTGAGTTTATTGATTTCAccattcattgatcaagaagaagaagagggtTTATTTTTATTCGTAGCTTCAGATCTACACAGCCAACACCGTCAGCAGCGGCGGCAGCCACCGTTAAAGATGCGTCAATTACTCATCAGTTGCGCGGAGCTTGTTTCTCAATCTGATTTCCCTGCTGCCATTCGCCTTTTGTCTATTTTATCCTCTTCGTCATCGCCTTCCGGCGACTCCATCGAGCGGCTCGTTCACCAGTTTGTTAAAGCGCTTTCTCTTCGAATCAATCGTCTTCACCACCACCATCACCACCATGGCCTTGCAGGTTCGAGCTTGATGAGGATGATGAATGATATTAACTTTCCGATAACGAGTACCGCCGGTCCGGTGAATTTCGACATTGATCCGTCGTTACAGTCATGTTATCTTTCTTTGAATCAAATAACTCCATTCATTAGATTTGCTCATTTAACAGCTAATCAAGCCATTCTTGAAGCTATACAAGTAGGGCAACAATGTATACATATTATTGATTTCGACATCATGCACGGTGTACAATGGCCGCCGTTGATGCAAGCGTTAGCGGAACGATCAGCCAACACTCACCACCCACCGCCGAAGCTTCGAATTACCGGAACCGGACACGATCTAAACATTCTTCACCGAACCGG
Above is a genomic segment from Gossypium arboreum isolate Shixiya-1 chromosome 8, ASM2569848v2, whole genome shotgun sequence containing:
- the LOC108469507 gene encoding scarecrow-like protein 18, coding for MLSLLISPFIDQEEEEGLFLFVASDLHSQHRQQRRQPPLKMRQLLISCAELVSQSDFPAAIRLLSILSSSSSPSGDSIERLVHQFVKALSLRINRLHHHHHHHGLAGSSLMRMMNDINFPITSTAGPVNFDIDPSLQSCYLSLNQITPFIRFAHLTANQAILEAIQVGQQCIHIIDFDIMHGVQWPPLMQALAERSANTHHPPPKLRITGTGHDLNILHRTGDRLFKFAQSLGLRFEFHPLLVLNEDPTWIATNFTSMVTILPDEALAVNCMLYLHRLLKDDSRDIRLFLHHIKALNPTVVTVAEREANHNHPLFLQRFVEALDYYTAIFDSLEATLPPNSRERLAVEQIWFGREIVDIVAAEGENRRERHERLETWEVILRSSGFINVPLSPFAHSQAKLLLRLHYPSEGYQLQIVNNCFFLGWQNRPLFSVSSWR